The DNA region ATCAAACACCTACTCTTTATATCACCATAATTTCCAGTTCTTAATATCAAATTTTCACTATAAGAAATGGCTTTTCAAAAGATCAAAGTGGTTAATCCCATAGTTGAAATGGATGGTTAGATCTTTATTTGTCTATCACTCTATGTTTCTTTTTTCCATCTGATTATCTGATTCTTTTTCGTATGTTACTTTTTTATAACTTTCTTGAAATTGGTGTGCTAATTCTGTAAATAGCTGCTTTCAGTTTCAGTAGGCTGTTATGTACTGATTTTAGTTCAAGAATTGATTTTTATGCTGTTTCTTGATTCTGGGTGAAGTTGCTGTGTGTAAATAGCTGCTTCAGTAGGCTGTTATGTGCTAATTATGTACTTATTTTAGTTGGAGAATTGATTTTTATGCTGTTTCTTGATTCTGGGTGAAGTTGCTGTGTGTAAATAGCTGCTTCAGTAGGCTGTTATGTGCTAATTATGTACTTATTTTAGTTCGAGAATTGATTTTTATGCTGTTTCTTGGTTTTGGGTGAAAAGGGCCTCTTCTTAAGCACCGGAAAAGAGTATCTgttggaactttttttttttgaaaaaaaaaaaaaaatctttttgcaTTTTAATCTACCAGTCCACTAATATCTGGAGGCTgtaatttcatgaaaatatgtactGTTTCTTAAAAACCGTGGTGTCGGGGCAGCTTGTGCTCACCGCGAGTGATGCCACGTTATACCTGCTACTTCCCGCCAGCATAAGTATCGGGCAACTCTATCCACTTGGAAAGATGGAAGAAAAATCACCATAGTGTTTTTTTTTACCTCTGCTAGAAATTGAACCGAGACCTCACGGTTCTGAACAGTGGCGGAGCTAGCATTTTTATTAAGGGGTGTCCAAATATAAAAAGTATGACATACGAAAAAATCAAGGGGATTCAACACATAAtagatatacataaaaagaaattTTTAACTATCTACACAGTCTAATTTTTCAACGAAACCCCTTGGAtacatgtggctccgccactggttctcaactcacttcattgaccactaagcTGTAATTTCATGTGAATATGTACTGCTTCTTGTTCAAGATTTGATTTTTATGCTGTTTCGTGTGTCTGGGAGAAAAGGGTCTCTTCTTAACCACTGGAAAAGAATATCACTGAACCTTTTTTGCATTGTTACACTAGTTCATAAAATAATGTACTGATTCTTGTTGAAGAATTGGcttttatgttgtttattgtcTTGGTGTAAAGGTTGTGACAGCTCAGTGCACTAGTTATATTGTCGGTTTTGAGCCTATGACCATACGACTTTAAAATGTGTCACTAGGTGTAGTATTTACTTAactaagaaataaaaatattcaATTGGCTGGAGAAGCGATACCGAAATTAATTGAACCAGAATCTATAATACAGCTCAATGCAAAAATAATGAAGAAAGGTAGAAGGGGATGGGAATACTGAGAAGAAGGAAGATGAGGAAGGAAATATCTAAATAAATGTCTACCCATTTTTTCAGTACTTACTAACCATCTCCTCAAATCCATTCCGGCTTATCATGCTCCGAACCTGCAGCTAACTTTCTATAGGGTTGTTTAATACTTATACTCCTTCTCCAGCTTGGCATTCAGTTTTAGCTTCCAAAGTATCCTCCGTTGTAGCAATCTGGTCCCCATGGTTACATCACTAGGGTCTTAAGACTTGTTTCTTTATATACGAACATCTCGccatgtgggatttgcctaaggtGTTATATACACCTCCCTTTAGGGACAGGGACAGATCCAATATTGTGGTACCGGGGTCATCTGAATTCAGTACTTTCAAcgcggagcataaatttatgtgtaaaagttCACTGAAATTACAATGAATTGTagatatgaactcataactttaaaaatataatgagttcaatgataaaaaattaaagaatgaaCCCATAAAATTAATATTCTGGATCCGTCTCTGTTTAGGGACTCAGTGCCTTGCAGAAGTTTGCCCTGTCATTTTTAAGGTCACATGCGAAGTCACTCTGATACCATATATAACAGCTTTCACTAGTAAGTACATCCCCAAAGTTTATTTCCAAACACTGCAGTTATTGCTGTAATAAAGGAGCAGGGTGAAATGATAATCAACCTTCAAATTATGATAAAATTTCAAATTACGTCATTATATATGATAGATTAGTTTGGTCCACCACATTACTCATTGGTTCTTTTTAACTATCAAGAGATGTTTATTTTCCGATTCTTATTGTGCTCTACCTGGCTATGTGATGCAGGAGATGAAATGACCCGtgtcatttggaaattaattaaGGATAAGGTAACAAGTTGTTTCGGTCTTATGTATACGTCAGTATAATATATTCTGTGTCTATGTTTCACAGTTGCTGACAAATGAATTCTCTTTTAAGCGTTAGCTTATCTTGCCCTTTGTGGAATTGGATATAAAATACTTCGACCTAGGCCTTCCTCACCGGGATGCCACAGATGATAAGGTTACAATTGAAAGCGCTAAGGCTACTTTGAAGTATGTTACCCGATTTCTTTCTATATTTTAGTTTCTACTTATTGAAATATTGGCTGTTTTAGGACCAAGCTCATGGATTACCGAATGTTTACTCTTTATATATCCGGCCTTATTATTTTCGGACTAATAAATTGCAGGTATAATGTAGCAATTAAGTGTGCAACCATCACTCCAGGTGACTATAGTTTTGCCTGtggtttatttcattttatttagcgggagcttagtgcaccgggcttcCCTTTTTAAGCTGCTGTTCCAGATTAATGATGATTGAGAGTACAATGTTTTAACCATCTAATTTTTCAGTGTGATATCGGACATCTATTCGTTAATCTTTATAATAAATTTTTTACGTGTTTAGAACCTACATCACGGAACTATACACTACAACTTGAAAACATTTAAGaaagtttgagaaaattataagtCCTTTAACATATAAATCGGACAGAGAGACAACAAATGTGAACGCATTTGCAGATGATGCTCGTATGAAGGAGTTTAACTTGAAGCATATGTGGAAGAGCCCAAATGGGACAATTAGGAACATTCTGAATGGTGAGTCTCCATCTCTATGCGCCAATTTTGGTGGGTGATATATCGGTATGAAATTGAAGATATTTGGCTTTTATTGCAGGTACGGTTTTCAGGGAGCCAATCCTCTGCAAAAACATCCCCCGACTTGTCCCAGGTATATTTTACTTGGTGCACTTGTATTTTTGTTGTTCACCTGATTCTGTCTTTGACTTACATAGATGAAGCTGACATCAGGTTGGTCAAAACCAATATGCATTGGCAGACATGCTTTTGGTGATCAATATCGAGCTACTGATACAGTAATTCAAGGAGCTGGAAAACTCAAATTAGTATTTGGTAAAGTTTTTGCCTCTCTGTATAGTTGCTAATACTATCTGTTTTCTCTGCCCTATTTTGGCTATGAGTAAATTGGTTCAGGTTCTTCACAACTTTTGGTGATTCTCTGTAAAGAATTGCTGCTGAGATATTGTATTGAACCTGATTGCAGTACCGGAAGGAACAGATGAAAAGACGGAGTTCGAAGTTTACAATTTCACTGGTGCTGGTGGAGTAGCTCTATCCATGTACAACACGGATGAGGTTTGGGTTTACCTaaaacctatgttgctcggactctccacaAAATGTTGTTGCatccgtgtcggatcctccaaaaatgcacaaCTTTTGGAGGATTTGACATGCACCCatcaacatttttgaagagtctgagcaacatagctTAAAACAGATAATTAGAATGCTCTGGAGTTATGCATCTTTGCTGCTTTTTTTCTTTCTGCGCAGTCAATTCGCTCTTTTGCTGAAGCTTCTATGAGCATGGCATACCAAAAGAAATGGCCACTCTATCTTAGCACAAAAAATACCATCCTTAAGAAATATGATGGAAGGTACGGCTAGCCGTTGATCTGATTCTATTTTTATCGGCACACTCACTGTTTAAATAGGACGGTTTCTTTACCTTTTTACCTCTATTTGCTTGTCCTCCCcacccctccttttttttttggatttctcTTCTTACTTTTATGATCTTTTCTGAAGATTCAAGGACATATTCCAGGAAGTTTATGAGTCAAAATGGAAGGTAAAGTTTGAGGAAGCTGGAATCTGGTAAGCACCTGATGTTTCATATCCAACAACTGGTTCTTGATGGTAAATGAAGGAGATTGTTAAATGCTTGAATTCATCAAAATAGGTATGAACATCGGCTCATCGATGATATAGTTGCTTATGCTTTAAAAAGTGACGGTGGATATGTATGGGCGTGCAAAAACTATGATGGAGATGTACAGAGTGATTTCTTAGCACAAGGTATGCTTGGCCAGCTTGCTAAGGGTTTGTAAAGCTATCAACTACAGTCAAAAGCTCTCTATGACACCATTGTTTGTCTTGATATTTTTTAGCTGCTACAGtgaatgctgttatagagaacataAATCGGTTCCAAAAATAGCTTAGCCATTATAGTGAACTGATGTTAAAGaggatgactgttatagagaggctTGACTGTATTCATTTTGGATTTTAAATATTGAAATGGTATGAAAATAATTACTTGTTCAATTTTCCCTTTTGCGACCTACTTTAATGCTTGTATGAGCTTGTAATTGTTCTTAAATTGCTTATCGCTTGAACAGGATTTGGATCCCTTGGATTGATGACGTCGATCCTGGTATGTTCTTTATGCTTCACCTTCCCTGTTCGCAATTCCTTTTAGTTTTGGGGCTCTTTTATCTTGTGATTTCATATAAAGATTGGTTGAGAGATAAGGCTTATAATTAATAGATCATTTTGGTTTTGTTGCTGATTTGCTACTCTATTTGGTTGCTAATGGGGTTGGAATTTTTTGGTTCAGATATGTCCGGATGGAAAGACCGTAGAGGCAGAAGCAGCCCATGGAACTGTTACACGCCACTACCGGGTTCATCAGAAAGGTGGTGAAACCAGCACAAACAGCATTGCCTCAATTTTTGCTTGGACTCGTGGACTTGCACATAGGTAGGACATTGTAGTAGTTAACTGCTGTGCTTTGGTGCCCCCAGGGCTTTGGCCTGGTTATAAGGGTGGAGCACGTGATGTGTGGATTTGGCGCACGTCATGGATCCGAACCGTGCCACAGACAAAAGCCTATAATAATCATGCTGCACTTAGATTTTTTATGATAGCAGTACCGATATAATAATGATGTATTTTTAACAGGGCAAAGTTGGACAACAACAATGCACTCTTGGATTTCACCAAGAAACTAGAAGAAGCTTGCATCGGTGCAGTGGAGAATGGGAAAATGACCAAAGATCTAGCACTTATCATCCACGGATTCAAGTGAGCTCTTTACTTTTTTTCTTATTCATAGTATTTCATGTTCTGTAGTTAACCCTTTGTGCTTTCATTGTTATAATTTTCTCTATCGAAACCTTATAGGGTCGCTAGACATCAATATGTGAACACTGAAGAGTTCATTGATGCTGTGGCTGATGAGCTGAAAGCTAGACTACTGAAAGCAAAGATTTAAGTGTATGTTTTTCTGATCAAAAACTTCTCTTTTTCTTACTGGGATATAATCGTGGATCCAGTTGATATAATCTAAAATGTTTTGTCTTGACGAAATCATTTCTATAATTTTGTCATCTTGAATAGTTGAAAATACCATATAGCACCAAAAATCACTCTGAACCTCTcaacttctttttattttttcagatAAGGTCTCCACTTAAAGAGGAGGAAGACATTTTGCAAGAACTTTGAGGATCCATAAATAAGATGGCAAAATTATGCCATTCTACCTGTGAATTTACTCTTTATATCATTCTACCTATGACTCCGGCAGCCAGAAGAAATTATAGAAAATGTCTAGTGctgtttatatatacatataaaatattggACGGAGATGAGTTTGACTTGATCGTTATGGATAGTGTGGATTCATAGCGACCTCAACTTGCTTGGAATTAAGGTGTCGCTGTTGTTGTATTATGGCTCTAGCACATCATTATTCACTAATCCACCCTTAACCCTGGATTAGCATGATCTGCCCTCATCGATTCACTTAGAAAATAAACTTTTTAATTTTCAGTTGGTTTTAATAGTCTCATAAGATGGATTCATTAGTAACTGCCATAAGAGGTTCCTAGGCGAGTCGATATAAGTTACACCAGAATTAGTAAATAGTAATACAATATTTGGTTACTAGTGTTAAACTTGGGATAATTTATGCAAGGTTTAACATGCAAAATCAAAGGTATTAGTTATACATCGATTAGATAGTTATACAAAAATTTTATACCAAACGTTGCATAACTAATACTGAACTTTTTACCGAgagtaatttttatttttctatacCTCGAGATTAACCTCTTAACAGTGAGGTCTTTTTCTCTTAATACTGAGGTCTCTTGTAGGAAATATACATGTTAAAAATGAACAGTATCATTGAACTTCGAGCTTATATATTACGAGTAAGAGTGTCAAATGAGCGAGTTGGGCTGAAATTAGCCCAATCAAAATGGTCTGAGGTAATAAATAGGTTGGGCTAACATTGGTTCAAAAGTTACTTGAGCTGAAATAGGCTGGGCTGAAATGAGCTAAAAATGGGCTGGGttcatgacccgcccaacttgacccaGTTTTTTTGAAGGTTcttttttctaggaaaacattttcttgaaaattattttcgccgatttaaaaatatttttgggGAATCATTTTCCGTGGTAAATATTATTGAGAAAAACATTTTgcgtgaaaaatatttcccttcatattaaacataccacaaacttataagatacacgatacaagaaaagtgtatacataaaaaaaaaagtacatctcaagcaataaactcaaatttaagtaaatcttaaaaacgGGTTAGAATTGAGCtaagttggagatcactttaaaatgggctatgttgggttgggctaaaatcagttcaatatgaaattatcttgagcccaaccTATAAAATTTTAGGCGAATTGGGCGAGccatcactttttgattcaaatttgacacccctaagTACAAGCAATGGTAaaaagaaaacaaatctgagatgTGCACTCTTTTTTTCTTATCTTGAAAGGATTCAAGGGAAAGAAAAGCGTGTGCCAGTTGGTTTATATTTGTTTGTTTGTCTCAAAATTACAAATTATCCGACTCCTACATCTCATGGCCGTGGAGACACGTGAATGGTAGCCTTTTTACTTTATTGTATCCGGTATTCGAAATTTCTTAGTTAAGATTAATTTGAATTTATGTCGCGTAGGCTCATTCCTAGATAAAGACGCTTCTAGAGTAATTTTTACTCATCCTATCTCTCTTTGGTGGTAAGTAAGTGTTGAACTCAACTTCAATCCAGCAACCAACGAAAGTTGTGGTGGGATCGATATAATTATTTAAGCCTAAATCAGAGCTCTTCAATTCAAATTCagcattattttttttattttatttttggtagGAAGCGCACCGAACAAATAGAGACATACAAGTCCAAAACAAAATTTTAGTTGAAATGACTGAAATGTAATGTCCAAACAAAGAAGGAAAGCAACCCAGCTCTGCCATCAATAGCTATCTTTCTCATCAATGCCTGGCCCACTTCATTTTCCTTCCTTCTTCTCCTCTTTCAAGTAACCAATtgagagaaggaaaaaaaaaagtcggGATATTTTTGTCACAAACGTAGAAGCTCTGGAACTTTCCAAATGGAAcaaattaagtaggcgtttggtcatagaaatttaaaaaaaaaaatcactttttttagaattttggaaTTGAAATTGTATTTGgctatagtttttgcaaatagtaTTTTTTGTTAAAATGTACTTGTTTTAGttgtgaaaaaaatgaaaaatttcttgttttttcaaattctaaatacaacttcaagttatatttgaaatttcatgaccaaacactaatttttggatttttttttttaaaaaaaaagtgaataatttttatggccaaatggtctcactgtcccaatttatgtggccaGATAGTTATAAAACCAAATATTGAAAAGTAATAGAGATTTTATATTAAAAGTCATTTGAATAAGTGAACCTCAGGACGTGAGACATTTCTACTGATGCTGAATATAAAACGTAGAAATATTTTGAACGCTCAAATCTCTCATGAAACATTTGGAAAAGAACCTTCCCCTCCCACTCTTCGTATTATAATTTTAATGATATTCTTAGCGagatttatattttatattgaCGATGTATAACGATATTTATATAATTAATTGTTTGTCGTAATTATTCACCTCTtaaaaaatactccctctgtcccaatttatgtgacactttttgcttttcgagattcaaactgcatgaactttgactaacattttaagatgtattttttttaccaaattgatatgagaaaagttgtaacTTATTATACTTTTCatttagttttcaaatatataaattttaatttaaaatattgagttaatttaatccaatttagcttcaaagtttagtcaaattgactctcgaaaaacaaaaagtgtcacataaattgagacggagaaaGTACATTTTAAGAGGTGAATAattaagacaaacaaattaattATATAAATATCGTTATACATCGTCAACATAAATATAAATCTCGCTAAGATTATCATTAAAATCATAATACGAAGAGCGTCGTGGGAGGGGAAGGTTCTTTTCCAACTGTTTCCTGAGAGATTTGACTGTTCAAAATATTTCTACATTTTATAGTCAGCATGTAGAAATGTCTAATCTCATCCTGACTTTTAATATAAAATCTCACTTATTCAAATGACTTTTAATATAAAATCTCTATTACTTTTCAATATTTGGTTTTATAACTATCTAGTATCCGATCAAATTACTTGCTCGACTATTTTAGATTCGCCCACGTAAGACTCGTTAAAGAAAAAGGTGCTACTTAACATGGGTTTTTCTATTTTAACGCTCGAAAGTGACATTTTTTATTAGGCGGTGGAGTGATCTCATTGATCTCACTATACTCGCTAAGGGTCACCTCTTTACCACTTTAATTTTTATAATCATTTTGTATCCAAAAATTAGTTATTCGACTAATTTAAATTCGCGTCACGTAAGACTCATAAAAGAAATGTGCCTTTTAATAAGAATTTTTTCATTTTCAGGCTCGAAAGCAACACGATACGGTGAAGGTAACGGTGAAGGAATTTCATTTAACACAGTATACACTGTAGTGATCACTTTCAATATTATTAGTCATCCACGTTCTTCGCATCATCAAATATTCAAATGCTTTATCGACTTTGCATTTTTGCTTCTTATTATGGTGTCTTGTTTTTTATGGAAATAAATATTTTGACCAATCATATGCGCACACACGTACGCGTATACGTGTATTAATGACCGAAAGAAGACAAAAACAAAATACAAATGAATACATTTCAAGTCAAACATTCCTTTAGTTGAATTTTTAATATGGGAATTTTTCTTAATGGTCAATATTAAGCCAGAATAGAACGAAATAGGAAGTTTGCCATTGTTTTAGATGGAATATTATAACCCAATTTCAATAGAGGTATTTTTGTAAGACAAAACAAAATTAAGACTGTTCTATTTGGCAATAGCTGAATGTCAAAATCCAGAACCTTCTCTCTTTGTGCAATTTTCTATCAATTATTAATCgattaaattaaaaagaaaaggaagaaatttGTAACGGAAACTTTTATTGGGAACATCTAGCTGATAGTCCAAAGACAAGAAATATCAGAACATAAAATTCCGACATTTATCTTTATATAAAATAATCTTAATTAAATATCAATATTGAGACTTAAATGCATGGAACGTATTTTCAATTTTAGCCACGTAGATTTCACGAGCCTCGTCCATTGGGCTATGCCATTATCGAGCCCACGGACATGCATATTGTATATGAATTTGTgctatattttataaaattcttcATTTCCCTTTCGTCCCGATACGAGATTCGCCTAAGATGTCATGTATAACGCTTCTTCAAAAGTTCGCTAACCTAAAATTTATCAGTCTTTCTCTTCCATCCAGCCTTGTTGGGTCGTCCTCCGTTGTCCGTCATGGGCGTCATAATAACTATACGTACTGTTTTGGTTGGATCAGGGGCGCACCTTAATTATTTTACTTGAGTATTTATTACTTCTCATTATACAAGTATGGATTTATTTCGTCCATCAAATAATTTCAAAGCCACACTTTAGTGCCATAATGCTCTTTTCCTTCAAAAAGACTTGGCATTTGTCTAGCTGCCTCAATCAAGGCACCAAGCCAGCCAAGAGTTGTCTTGTATACAGTGACTTCTTTAATtaaattagatgaactttggatCAATTTCTTTAGCCCTCCACACTTGACCAAAGTAGATCACACTTGATACAAATCCATTTTTAACTTATTATTTATCCTGGTATTTTTTAATTTGATAGATATAGTGTAAAAAGACATAATAGGTAaataaggggtcatttggtttaAAATGGGGATATCCCGAGATTATAACCTTGAGATTAAAATCAGGACTTAACCTGGATAACTTATTCCACTTTCTATATGGAATAAATTACACCAAGATTTTGGTATAAAAATGATATCGATTTTAGCTAATATCTTCAATTAAATATGGGATAAATTTAAACCGAGATAACCACCTAATCCCATGAACCAAACGGCTCCTTAGTATCTTTTTATCCATCGACTTTTTTTATATCATGGGCAAggaacttaattttttttttttttaataaaatatttgTTTGTGTTCTTTTCGATTTTTTGATATTAAAAGAGTAGAGTGATTCCAGTCATCCCATCTTTCTTTGGAGGTAAGTGCTCAACTAATCAATGAAGAACTCAACTTTAATACAACAACCAACAAAAATTATGGTGGATCGATATGGTCATTTAACCCTTAACCGAAGTCTTCAATTCAAATCTGAAATGAAAATATTTTGGTAGGAAGTGCACGGAGAAAAGGAAGTATGGCAGTCGCACAagtccaaaacaaaaaaaaaaaaaatgaattttataTTTATAATAAAGAAAATGGAACGCGGGAAATTGAGAACCTCTAAGTGATAGTCCAAAGACAAGAAACATCAGAACATGCAATTCCGACATGTCTTTCCTTAATAATCCTAATTAATTAAATATCAATGTTGACGACTTAAATGCATGCACGTATTTTTCATATTAGCCGAATAGATTTCACAAGCTTTGTTCTTTTGGAATATGTTATTATCGAGCCACGATCGCACGTATATTTTGAATTTtatactatgttttataaagttCTTGATTTTTCCTCTTATTCTGATATGAGATTCACCTAAGATATCATGTATCATCCTTCTTAAAAAGTTTATCAATCGGAAAGCTTGTCAATCCTTCTCTTTTGATTCAATTATGAACGTCACAACTATAATATTTTGATAGGTTTGGGCATACCTTAATTATGTAACTGTATATTATTACTTGTCATCACACAAATATTGAGTAATTTTGACCATCAAAACTTAAATCTATTAAGAAAATATCACCATCCATTTAACTCTGTTGGAATTTGAAATTTAATCTCCCATAATTCTTTTCTCGTCCATTAACTTCGAAGCCCTACATTAGTCTGAAATTATTACATCTTTAATTTTCCTTTAAAGACTTGACACTTGTCTCCTTCAATCAAGGCATCAACCCAGCCAAGTGGTGTGTTGTATAAAGTGACTTATTTAACTATATGATAAAGATACTGTAAGCATGAACTTTGGATCATGTTCTTTAGCCATCACACCTGACCAAAGTAGATCACTGTTATAcctcattttaaccgggttaatttaggagtacaacattttgattattcctattttgtttgttttaaaggagtcgtcacctaattaatttaacggtgaattaggacacctaaatattaactaaggtaaagttaaaactaaacctccattaatagtctgcttaaccagtgtgattctaggtaagggctctatattatcctaaagggaaggggttaggcatcctttagaatccgttaacttacggttatccgaccaaacttaggttaattaatttagattaaataagatgcttgaaattttaagaaaaagaccacgaaatgttgctaaggtttataaaataaatataagaacgttgcttaagataagatttagaTAAAATCTAATAATTTACatgaaagaagattttaaatgctatttagaataaaACTTATAGAAGTTGATaaggctttaaaaaaaaaaaatactattagGATGAgctttgtagaaaaaggtaataatttgcataaaaggaaattccaAATGCCATTCAAAAATAAAGATTTATAAATGTTACAAAGACtctaaataataatgttatttttaataaaatttgcataaaatatatgaatAGAAGGGAACACAGGTTAGTGTGATGTTTTAATAAACACTTGAAACAAACTAGATGATAAGGTACTAATTGACTTTTTGAattttagaagtataaacaaaattatgttttattaactacattcgaCTAAAGCGTGCATAATTTAGATAACCTTAAAAGATGTTTACAAGATATTCTTTAGTTGTTTTC from Lycium barbarum isolate Lr01 chromosome 10, ASM1917538v2, whole genome shotgun sequence includes:
- the LOC132614311 gene encoding isocitrate dehydrogenase [NADP]-like, with product MAFQKIKVVNPIVEMDGDEMTRVIWKLIKDKLILPFVELDIKYFDLGLPHRDATDDKVTIESAKATLKYNVAIKCATITPDDARMKEFNLKHMWKSPNGTIRNILNGTVFREPILCKNIPRLVPGWSKPICIGRHAFGDQYRATDTVIQGAGKLKLVFVPEGTDEKTEFEVYNFTGAGGVALSMYNTDESIRSFAEASMSMAYQKKWPLYLSTKNTILKKYDGRFKDIFQEVYESKWKVKFEEAGIWYEHRLIDDIVAYALKSDGGYVWACKNYDGDVQSDFLAQGFGSLGLMTSILICPDGKTVEAEAAHGTVTRHYRVHQKGGETSTNSIASIFAWTRGLAHRAKLDNNNALLDFTKKLEEACIGAVENGKMTKDLALIIHGFKVARHQYVNTEEFIDAVADELKARLLKAKI